One genomic segment of Bombina bombina isolate aBomBom1 chromosome 4, aBomBom1.pri, whole genome shotgun sequence includes these proteins:
- the TDRD15 gene encoding tudor domain-containing protein 15, whose protein sequence is MDLKISQINCHPRDILVNFQGKYCSECEFDYHILQNEIQLVCKEHVSVNIGEFCLVQDREFGTWHRGNVVNKINEKYEVSLIDNGDTIKVDSIQVAAAFGELFTLPPKIVKGVFSNVLPVGETWSSKAVNYFSSLVGLQVKGHVQTFLPRHTVLLEIPKIINEVVSLNLAKYVDTDSFCFLIEILQQSPTSYHCKQISDLLPKKILPINVSLCAEDNLPQFQKVLDHLKPHVSIGTTQKVKISSALSEKRFYCRIFSWEKELSNLITAMCSYYETLNGDNNSALDNFGVLCAAKRRDGLWHRGVIQKIISGDEIKVFFIDFGNSETVSSSYIHKLKSDFLSLPMMAIPCSLSAMNNNIEGVRNTQLSLLKHGLLGQIIISHIDTFCREEHLFYVQLYSQAYELSTECHLTNEQVPVFSSIAYTNICERPVAEHKNNKIESISSSLAGKEMVSFKTVKMEIDSVHVAYIEYALNPSNFWIRTDEYQKEFVDMMEEIAAIYNPCKPTERLMENPKPGELCCALYEKDMHYYRAVITEVHDFDISVYFFDFGNTETVSSYGVKMLLPQFSTLPALAMCCRLAHACPPEDVWVKSANDFFKQITSGKALLCHVLAKNKYTYIVDIRHSENSENSNIVTLMVQAGHAEYWDIDLNASFSDSENSFQLQKSCKKLKERKPRYTSSDSPICVSKPLAPCRSKTTQSPQTLHSANSNLPRLQYKEYVFKPGTSMDVICSSVNSPVDFWCQLLSKASELKDLMEEIQSYYSTCKNEYKHGQEACIAKDLYYGQYYRACVIRKVSTKEAEVIFVDYGNSIKVSFSDLREILPCFLKLEGQAFRCSLSNCIAPCNSNSKWTSDACQDFKKFVNSSATGKIKCTIHALFSMSTDLCNAVSLEKSFQDACQFLVHKGYAVFSHCSIPSVKLHTYFYSNFDIKIGDQEQVFVTYIYNIGKFYCQLVKNAKTVEALMKRVAEVGKQSKFQNGARKQRMCIVKYFEDGNFYRALACPVESSSFFLAFFVDFGNSQMVSDHELLPIPEGATDIWFEPMQAVQCYLPEIKEAVMTAEVKKWFEENCIGIPLNATVTDIDCYGQLGLELCNGNINVNKKIKELLGIPFNSENPKHVLKTNMTDIEKTNPAIELADETQLSKHEENQTNTVPSVNPKEMLPPLGERKKISFQISKLVPKPQLQKNVNQHTQKCVQINGKCNLDTSRTCKKYQDLPKAFIAAGSNRIVYVSHVNDPSSFYIQLVENEEKIMQLAEELNKGPSLFETFARNHFNKGDLVVAQYEDDMALYRAKVKTILKDNSYEVEFIDYGNCANVKAKNMFILPDTFLSIPRLCIWVFLSGVETLQIESEINKDMISYFLEKVSGKPICCEFLSMQGSLWGVSLTCKGESIAGELNQRLRKSTHKKAEYHIQHPVSRKLDKKENCSFSCVKKFENANLPVATKPVNQIRSQKLQPGQLVKVKNIYFSESGEFFVTLAGNYVASNSLRRLIGIAVKKVDNRLTPTNITKGMICLAKSEKRKTWLRAFVEEIFQNKLKMLVLFIDCGAREILSMHNAKKIVGDLMCIPKQTISCKWVWLEKIGEALFKKVLNSLMHKEVKILILHFMTSCKSWKVEILIKDSLLMEYCDLGMEQAFNNCVIENGNKEDNLSFHKYSINVASLQSLEMYSGFVTAAYDPSDFFLQLDDSIDTMNNLLSLLDGVNDDLLPLPDEFIKPGCICLTKCFIDEEWCRSRIVKITNDTVLLILLDYGVLKTISSTETNRLKIIPKDLVFLPTLTYPCTLHGVIPSSGVQWSKEATDFFICCIQNHGLTFQVIKYNSKNQLEVKVFGKDGLAQRLISKGFAVSSDKASKEAITEGITTEMAFDNVKLLTNGETNSHKVHSQEKSEHTLLLNKSLDAYSLCVNKKMLHKSDLQQATYSQLLNNGMSL, encoded by the coding sequence CCAAGACAGAGAGTTTGGTACATGGCATCGAGGAAACGTTgtgaacaaaataaatgaaaaatatgaaGTTTCCTTAATAGATAATGGAGATACTATAAAAGTTGATTCCATTCAAGTTGCTGCTGCTTTCGGTGAATTGTTTACACTTCCACCAAAAATTGTTAAAGGAGTTTTCTCAAATGTACTTCCTGTTGGAGAGACATGGAGTTCAAAAGCAGTAAATTATTTCTCTTCATTGGTTGGCCTACAAGTTAAAGGACATGTTCAAACATTCTTACCACGTCACACAGTTCTTTTGGAGATACCAAAGATTATAAATGAAGTTGTTTCATTAAATTTGGCAAAATATGTTGATACAGATTCCTTTTGTTTTTTAATAGAGATCTTACAGCAATCTCCAACTAGTTACCATTGCAAACAAATTTCAGACTTGCTGCCTAAGAAAATATTgcctatcaatgtttctttgtgtgCAGAGGATAATCTTCCCCAGTTTCAAAAAGTATTGGATCATCTTAAGCCACATGTGTCTATTGGCACAACACAAAAAGTAAAAATATCATCTGCACTAAGTGAAAAACGTTTTTACTGTCGCATTTTTTCATGGGAAAAAGAATTAAGTAATTTGATTACCGCTATGTGCTCATATTACGAGACCCTTAATGGAGACAACAACTCTGCTTTGGATAATTTTGGAGTGCTTTGTGCAGCAAAACGAAGAGATGGGTTGTGGCACAGAGGGGTAATTCAAAAGATTATTTCTGGTGATGAAATTAAAGTTTTTTTCATTGATTTTGGTAATAGCGAAACTGTGTCTTCATCGTATATACACAAGTTAAAATCAGACTTTCTATCTCTACCAATGATGGCAATCCCATGTTCATTGTCTGCCATGAATAACAATATAGAGGGGGTTAGAAACACTCAGTTATCACTACTTAAACATGGTCTTTTGGGACAGATAATTATCTCTCATATAGACACCTTTTGTAGAGAGGAGCATCTCTTTTACGTACAACTGTACAGTCAGGCTTATGAGCTTAGTACTGAATGTCATTTGACAAATGAGCAGGTTCCAGTGTTCTCATCAATTGCATATACAAACATTTGTGAGCGTCCAGTGGCtgaacacaaaaataataaaatagagtcCATAAGTTCATCACTTGCAGGCAAAGAGATGGTTTCCTTCAAAACTGTAAAAATGGAAATAGATTCAGTTCATGTAGCTTACATTGAGTATGCTTTGAATCCATCCAACTTCTGGATTAGAACTGATGAATATCAGAAGGAATTTGTTGACATGATGGAGGAAATTGCAGCAATATATAATCCCTGCAAACCTACTGAAAGGTTAATGGAAAATCCAAAACCGGGGGAACTTTGTTGTGCTCTATATGAAAAAGACATGCATTATTACAGAGCAGTTATTACGGAAGTTCATGATTTCgatatttctgtgtatttttttgACTTTGGAAATACAGAAACTGTTTCATCCTATGGTGTTAAAATGTTACTACCACAATTCAGTACTTTGCCTGCGCTGGCTATGTGCTGCAGATTAGCTCATGCATGTCCTCCTGAAGATGTATGGGTGAAGAGTGCaaatgatttttttaaacaaataacttCTGGAAAAGCTCTTCTTTGCCATGTTCTTgcgaaaaataaatatacatatattgttgataTACGCCATTCAGAAAATTCAGAAAATTCAAATATTGTAACACTAATGGTGCAAGCTGGTCATGCAGAATACTGGGACATCGATCTCAATGCCAGTTTTTCAGATTCAGAAAATAGCTTTCAGTTGCAAAAAAGTTGTAAGAAACTAAAAGAGAGAAAGCCAAGATATACAAGTTCAGATTCTCCCATTTGTGTTTCAAAACCTCTTGCTCCTTGTAGAAGCAAAACTACACAGTCTCCTCAGACTCTTCATAGTGCAAATTCAAATTTACCTCGTCTTCAGTATAAAGAGTATGTGTTTAAGCCAGGAACATCCATGGATGTTATATGCTCTTCTGTGAACTCACCAGTGGACTTTTGGTGCCAACTACTTAGCAAAGCTTCTGAGTTAAAAGATTTGATGGAAGAAATCCAAAGCTACTATTCCACATGCAAAAATGAATATAAACATGGTCAGGAAGCTTGCATTGCAAAGGACTTATATTATGGACAGTATTACAGGGCATGTGTCATTCGCAAAGTGTCCACAAAGGAAGCAGAAGTGATTTTCGTTGACTATGGGAACTCTATAAAAGTTTCATTTTCAGACCTTAGAGAAATTCTACCATGTTTTCTTAAGCTGGAAGGTCAAGCATTTCGCTGTAGCTTGAGCAACTGTATTGCCCCTTGCAACTCTAATTCTAAATGGACTTCTGATGCTTGTCAGGATTTTAAAAAATTTGTTAATTCTTCTGCAACTGGAAAGATAAAATGTACAATCCATGCACTATTTAGTATGTCTACAGATCTTTGTAATGCTGTATCTTTGGAAAAGTCATTCCAGGATGCTTGCCAGTTTCTTGTTCATAAAGGGTACGCTGTCTTCTCACATTGTTCCATACCATCTGTTAAACTGCATACATATTTTTACTCTAATTTTGACATTAAGATTGGAGATCAAGAGCAGGTGTTTGTTACCTATATCTATAACATTGGGAAATTTTATTGTCAGCTTGTCAAAAATGCAAAAACTGTTGAAGCATTAATGAAAAGAGTTGCTGAAGTTGGCAAACAATCAAAATTTCAAAATGGTGCAAGGAAGCAAAGGATGTGTATTGTGAAGTATTTTGAGGATGGTAACTTTTACAGAGCACTGGCATGTCCTGTAGAATCATCATCCTTTTTTTTAGCCTTTTTTGTAGATTTTGGTAACAGTCAAATGGTATCTGACCATGAATTACTCCCTATTCCAGAAGGAGCCACGGATATTTGGTTTGAGCCAATGCAAGCTGTACAGTGTTACCTTCCTGAAATTAAAGAGGCTGTTATGACTGCAGAAGTGAAGAAATGGTTTGAGGAAAATTGTATCGGTATCCCGTTAAATGCTACTGTAACAGATATTGATTGCTATGGGCAACTAGGCTTGGAACTATGTAATGGAAATATCAacgtaaataaaaaaattaaggaacTTCTTGGCATACCATTTAATTCAGAAAATCCGAAACATGTGCTGAAAACAAACATGACGGATATTGAAAAAACAAATCCAGCTATTGAACTTGCAGATGAAACACAGCTATCTAAACATGAAGAAAATCAGACTAATACAGTTCCATCAGTAAATCCAAAAGAAATGCTGCCACCTCttggtgaaagaaaaaaaatatcttttcaaatATCAAAGCTAGTTCCTAAACCTCAGTTGCAGAAAAATGTTAATCAACACACACAGAAGTGTGTTCAGATTAATGGTAAATGTAACTTGGATACAAGCAGAACATGCAAAAAATACCAAGACCTTCCCAAAGCATTTATTGCAGCAGGTTCCAATCGCATTGTATATGTTTCTCATGTTAATGACCCTTCTAGTTTTTACATCCAGCTTGTGGAGAATGAGGAAAAGATTATGCAACTTGCAGAGGAGCTAAATAAAGGACCATCTTTATTTGAGACTTTTGCTAGAAACCATTTCAACAAAGGGGATTTAGTTGTAGCTCAGTATGAAGATGACATGGCTTTGTATAGGGCCAAGGTTAAAACCATTTTAAAAGACAACTCTTATGAGGTAGAATTTATTGATTATGGTAATTGTGCTAACGTTAAGGCCAAAAACATGTTTATTCTTccagatacatttctgtctattcCAAGATTATGTATATGGGTCTTTCTTAGTGGTGTTGAGACTTTGCAAATTGAAAGTGAAATTAATAAAGATATGATATCTTATTTTTTGGAAAAGGTTAGTGGGAAACCAATTTGCTGTGAATTTTTGAGCATGCAAGGCAGTCTCTGGGGAGTCAGTCTGACATGTAAAGGGGAATCTATTGCAGGTGAACTTAATCAAAGACTTAGAAAGTccacacacaaaaaagcagaatatcATATCCAGCATCCTGTAAGtagaaaattagataaaaaagaAAACTGTTCATTTAGTTGTGTTAAAAAATTTGAGAATGCAAATTTGCCTGTTGCAACCAAACCCGTAAATCAAATCCGTAGTCAAAAACTGCAACCTGGTCAGttagtaaaagtaaaaaatatctATTTCTCTGAATCTGGAGAGTTCTTTGTTACTTTGGCAGGAAATTATGTGGCCTCAAATAGTTTAAGGCGGCTGATTGGTATTGCTGTTAAGAAGGTTGATAATAGACTTACACCTACCAATATTACAAAGGGAATGATCTGTTTAGCAAAATCCGAGAAGAGGAAAACCTGGCTCCGGGCTTTTGTTGAAGAAATCTTTCAAAATAAGTTAAAAATGTTGGTTCTATTTATAGACTGTGGAGCACGTGAAATATTAAGTATGCACAATGCTAAAAAAATTGTTGGTGATCTAATGTGCATTCCCAAACAAACAATTTCCTGTAAATGGGTCTGGTTAGAAAAAATTGGCGAGGCATTGTTTAAAAAAGTACTAAATTCCCTTATGCACAAAGAAGTAAAAATTCTGATTCTTCATTTTATGACATCATGCAAGAGCTGGAAAGTAGAGATTTTAATAAAAGACTCACTGCTTATGGAATACTGTGATTTAGGAATGGAGCAAGCTTTCAACAATTGTGTAATTGAAAATGGTAACAAAGAAGATAATTTGTCATTTCACAAATATTCTATTAACGTTGCTTCTCTCCAAAGTCTAGAAATGTACAGTGGTTTTGTAACTGCAGCTTATGACCCTTCGGATTTCTTCCTTCAGTTAGATGACTCTATAGATACAATGAacaacttgctatctttattagacgGAGTTAATGATGATCTGTTACCTCTACCTGATGAGTTCATAAAGCCTGGTTGTATTTGCCTTACAAAGTGCTTTATTGACGAAGAGTGGTGTAGATCTAGAATTGTAAAAATTACAAATGACACAGTTTTGCTTATTCTTCTGGATTATGGTGTGTTAAAGACCATTTCTTCTACCGAAACGAACAGACTTAAAATTATTCCAAAAGACCTTGTATTTTTACCAACTCTAACCTATCCATGCACATTACATGGAGTGATTCCCAGCAGCGGAGTTCAATGGTCAAAGGAAGCAACTGACTTTTTCATATGTTGTATACAAAACCATGGTTTGACATTTCAAGTTATAAAATATAATTCCAAAAATCAATTGGAAGTTAAAGTATTTGGTAAAGATGGTCTAGCACAAAGATTAATTAGCAAGGGATTTGCAGTATCTTCAGATAAAGCATCAAAGGAAGCAATTACAGAAGGAATCACTACTGAAATGGCTTTTGATAATGTGAAGCTCCTTACAAATGGAGAAACAAATTCTCATAAGGTCCACAGTCAAGAGAAATCGGAGCACACCCTTTTACTTAATAAAAGTTTGGATGCCTACAGCTTGTGTGTGAATAAGAAGATGCTCCATAAATCAGACTTGCAGCAGGCTACGTATTCACAGCTTCTAAACAATGGAATGTCTCTATAA